A region of Paractinoplanes abujensis DNA encodes the following proteins:
- a CDS encoding sensor histidine kinase, with protein MSIRARLLAGFLALFAVALSASGVITAWLVHDYVVERSVDKLRDDERRITALVGSGPQTINAEQFATMLGPPLGIMGQDAGGTILFAIGSSVGREYELARLAGRAGPGQILETGDDVAAVRVATPGMRMVYADRPTDDVAQLILVNDPNIDGTATAGFVRGLALVGLVAALVFTALAVLVLRVGLRPLTEMAASADALARGSRGERLPVADHRAETAVLAAAVNRAFDAQDRAEDRARTFAADASHELRTPVATISGWLELYRQGGLGDDVEQVVTRIEDEVGRIRLLVDELGLLARLDAGRPLDRRPLDLAALAAGVVEDARVVHTGLGITLTAPPDGLPALGDAARLQQVLRNLVGNAVRHNPPGTRVGLTLARDDRGARIDVSDNGTGIAPDDLPRLFDRFWRAESSRSRDYGGSGLGLAIVQAIVRAHGGRVDVRSAVGEGTTVTLRL; from the coding sequence GTGAGCATCCGGGCCCGGCTGCTGGCCGGCTTCCTCGCGTTGTTCGCCGTGGCCCTCTCCGCCAGCGGCGTCATCACCGCCTGGCTGGTCCACGACTACGTCGTCGAGCGGTCCGTGGACAAGCTGCGCGACGACGAGCGGCGCATCACCGCGCTGGTCGGCTCGGGCCCGCAGACCATCAACGCCGAGCAGTTCGCGACGATGCTCGGCCCGCCGCTGGGCATCATGGGCCAGGACGCGGGCGGGACCATCCTGTTCGCGATCGGGTCCAGCGTGGGCCGGGAGTACGAACTGGCCCGGCTGGCCGGGCGGGCCGGGCCGGGGCAGATCCTGGAGACCGGCGACGACGTGGCGGCCGTCCGGGTCGCCACCCCGGGCATGCGGATGGTCTACGCGGACCGGCCCACCGACGACGTGGCCCAGCTCATCCTGGTCAACGACCCGAACATCGACGGGACGGCCACCGCCGGGTTCGTCCGCGGCCTGGCCCTCGTCGGCCTGGTCGCGGCGCTCGTCTTCACCGCGCTGGCCGTGCTGGTGCTGCGGGTCGGCCTGCGCCCGCTGACCGAGATGGCCGCGTCCGCGGACGCCCTCGCCCGGGGTTCCCGCGGTGAGCGGCTGCCCGTGGCCGACCACCGCGCCGAGACGGCCGTGCTGGCGGCGGCGGTCAACCGGGCCTTCGACGCCCAGGACCGCGCCGAGGACCGGGCCCGCACGTTCGCCGCCGACGCCTCGCACGAGCTGCGGACCCCGGTGGCCACGATCTCGGGCTGGCTCGAGCTCTACCGCCAGGGCGGGCTCGGTGACGACGTCGAACAAGTGGTGACCCGGATCGAGGACGAGGTGGGCCGGATCCGGCTGCTGGTCGACGAGCTGGGCCTGCTGGCCCGGCTGGACGCGGGACGGCCCCTCGACCGCCGGCCGCTCGACCTGGCCGCGCTGGCCGCCGGCGTGGTCGAGGACGCCCGGGTCGTCCACACCGGTCTCGGCATCACGCTGACCGCGCCGCCGGACGGTCTGCCCGCGCTGGGCGACGCCGCCCGCCTGCAGCAGGTGCTGCGCAACCTGGTCGGCAACGCCGTGCGGCACAACCCGCCGGGCACCCGGGTCGGCCTGACCCTGGCCCGCGACGACCGGGGCGCCCGCATCGACGTCAGCGACAACGGCACGGGCATCGCGCCGGACGACCTGCCGCGGCTGTTCGACCGGTTCTGGCGGGCCGAGTCCAGCCGCAGCCGCGACTACGGCGGGTCGGGGCTGGGCCTGGCCATCGTGCAGGCCATCGTCCGCGCCCACGGTGGCCGGGTCGACGTGCGGTCGGCGGTGGGGGAGGGCACGACGGTCACCCTGCGGCTGTGA